The Planctellipticum variicoloris DNA window CTGTCCGGTGGTGGGGCAGGCGCTGGCGGACCTGGCGACGGACGGGCGGACCGATCTGCCGATCGGCTTCCTTGGGCTACAGCGGTTTCGCGGACCGGGTGACACGCTCTGAAGCCTGTCGCTTGATTGACGGGCCGATTCCTGCCACGCTGAACGGGACGACACGTCCGCCCCGTTCTCGGGAATGTTCTATGGCTGCTGCAACTGGCTCTGCTCCTGCGGCGAATCGCCGGGGTTTTACGCTCATCGAACTGCTGGTGGTGATTGCCATCATCGCGATCCTGATCGCCATGCTGCTGCCGGGGGTGCAGCAGGCCCGCGAAGCCGCCCGGCGGACGCAGTGCCGGCACAACCTGATGAACCTCGGCATCGCGCTGCACAACTACGAGATGGCGTTCGAGACGCTGCCGCCCGGCGTGGTCAACGCAACGGGGCCGATTCTCAATCAGCCCGTCGGATACGACGTGAGCTGGATCGCGCAGATCCTGCCGTACCTGGATCAGGGAAATGCCTGGAAGCAGCTCGACCTGACGCAGAGCGTCTATTCCGCGGCCAACACCGCCGTTCGAGAACACATGATTTCCGGGCTGGTCTGCCCGTCCGAGTCGCTGCCGAAACGCGTGACGGTGACGGGGTCGAATCCCCCCATTCAGGCCGCGCTGACCAGCTATGCCGGCTGCCATCACGATGTCACGGCGCCGATCGACGTCGACCAGAACGGCGTGATGTTTCTCAACAGCTCCGTGCGGCTCGACGACGTGCTCGACGGAACGACCTATACAATTTTCGTCGGAGAGATGTTCTTCGATGACGGGCCGCAGCTCGGCTGGCTGTCGGGGACGCGCTCGTCGCTCCGGAATATGGGAACGAAACCGACGAACCGTCGACCGACGCCAATCACCCCGATCGAAGTTTCGCTTGAAGACGAGTCTGTACCAGCGGCGGGAGACGCCAGTTCCGCCCCGGCCAGTCCGCCGGCGCCCCCTGCCGACGGTTTCGGCAGCGCGCACCTGGGGGGATGGCAGGCGCTGATGGGGGATGGCAGCGTCCGATTCCTCAGCCTGAGCACCGACCCCGGCCTGCTGCGCCGGCTGGCGGATCGCAAGGACGGGCAACTGGTCTCCGATTTCTGAGGGGACCTGCATGCCGATTTCCAGCACGCCCGGACAGCGAGTCCGTCGATTCGCACGCGGCTTCACGCTGATCGAGCTGCTGGTCGTCGCTGCGCTGATCGCGATTCTGGTG harbors:
- a CDS encoding DUF1559 domain-containing protein encodes the protein MAAATGSAPAANRRGFTLIELLVVIAIIAILIAMLLPGVQQAREAARRTQCRHNLMNLGIALHNYEMAFETLPPGVVNATGPILNQPVGYDVSWIAQILPYLDQGNAWKQLDLTQSVYSAANTAVREHMISGLVCPSESLPKRVTVTGSNPPIQAALTSYAGCHHDVTAPIDVDQNGVMFLNSSVRLDDVLDGTTYTIFVGEMFFDDGPQLGWLSGTRSSLRNMGTKPTNRRPTPITPIEVSLEDESVPAAGDASSAPASPPAPPADGFGSAHLGGWQALMGDGSVRFLSLSTDPGLLRRLADRKDGQLVSDF